Proteins co-encoded in one Arthrobacter sp. ERGS1:01 genomic window:
- a CDS encoding sensor histidine kinase, whose protein sequence is MIISADAGPGRSVQATWNYTLGSIVLVLVVLDASLILLALESFNGSTGILDGVLLALLALSSAMNVRYCWFLRAGLDGGLPGTAWTLALVGPAAACWVAGLYSPDNRWLAAVPLWLAICLLACLASRRNRWVLLGAGLALTALHVGLAAAVFGQRYDLAPDSGTRFLLVFAAFMPFMLLTSLWWWRIVVELDRHRRLAGELAVTQERLRFAADLHDIQGHHLQVIALKAELAERLLTIDVEAAREHVHETRVIAKQALEETRSLVSGYREIALDNELQNAREVLSATGAHCELTLGPLPADPAVHRALAMTVREATTNILRHSEATRARIALGTSADGCTLTISNNGLTSREPSGKTPGSGLAGLRGRVETLGGSLDTILDAGRDHFELAVWVPTRIGAAT, encoded by the coding sequence ATGATCATTTCTGCCGATGCCGGGCCCGGGCGCAGCGTGCAAGCCACGTGGAATTACACGCTCGGCTCGATCGTGCTGGTCCTGGTGGTCCTGGACGCCTCGCTCATCCTGCTGGCCCTGGAATCATTCAACGGCTCGACCGGCATTCTCGACGGCGTGCTGCTTGCGCTGCTTGCCTTGTCCTCGGCAATGAACGTGCGCTACTGCTGGTTCCTGCGGGCCGGGCTCGACGGCGGGCTGCCCGGCACAGCCTGGACGCTGGCGCTTGTTGGTCCGGCGGCGGCATGCTGGGTGGCGGGGCTCTACTCCCCTGACAACCGGTGGCTGGCGGCCGTTCCCCTCTGGCTGGCCATCTGCCTGCTGGCCTGCCTGGCGTCCCGGCGGAATCGATGGGTGCTGCTGGGCGCCGGGCTGGCATTGACCGCCCTGCACGTTGGGCTTGCCGCAGCCGTGTTCGGGCAACGCTACGATCTGGCACCCGACTCCGGCACCCGGTTCCTCCTGGTCTTCGCGGCTTTCATGCCCTTCATGCTGCTGACAAGCCTCTGGTGGTGGCGCATTGTCGTGGAGCTTGACCGGCACCGGCGCCTGGCGGGCGAGCTGGCCGTCACTCAGGAACGGTTGCGGTTTGCCGCCGATCTGCACGACATCCAGGGCCACCACCTGCAGGTGATTGCCCTCAAGGCCGAACTCGCCGAACGGCTGCTCACGATTGACGTCGAGGCGGCGCGGGAACACGTCCACGAAACCCGCGTCATCGCCAAACAGGCCCTCGAGGAGACCCGCTCGTTGGTGTCCGGGTACCGGGAGATAGCCCTCGACAATGAGCTTCAAAACGCCCGCGAAGTGCTGTCCGCCACCGGTGCGCACTGCGAACTGACGCTGGGTCCGCTCCCCGCCGATCCGGCCGTGCACCGGGCACTCGCCATGACGGTCCGTGAGGCAACCACCAACATCCTGCGGCACAGCGAGGCGACCCGGGCCCGCATCGCCTTGGGCACCTCGGCCGACGGATGCACCCTGACCATCAGCAACAACGGGCTGACCAGCCGGGAACCCTCCGGCAAGACCCCCGGTTCCGGGCTGGCCGGGTTGCGCGGCCGGGTCGAAACATTGGGCGGCAGCCTGGACACCATCCTCGACGCCGGGCGTGACCACTTTGAGCTCGCGGTATGGGTGCCCACTCGGATTGGAGCCGCAACATGA
- a CDS encoding response regulator transcription factor: MSGSATPGRIRLLIADDEHLIRGALEALLGLEPDIEVVASADNGVTAAELALTTKPDICLLDLEMPRADGIEAATRILATVDTRVIIVTRHARPGVLRRALATRVAGFVPKSTPAEDLADVIRDVAAGKRYIDPEIAATALAAERCPLTDRELDALRISRSTTSVAQIAQELHLAPGTVRNYLSAAMMKLNATSRHDASEKAWQEGWI, encoded by the coding sequence ATGAGCGGGTCTGCAACGCCGGGACGCATCCGGCTGCTGATTGCCGACGACGAACATCTGATTCGGGGCGCCCTTGAGGCTCTCCTGGGACTCGAACCCGACATCGAGGTGGTGGCAAGCGCCGACAATGGCGTGACCGCCGCCGAACTCGCACTGACCACCAAGCCGGACATCTGCCTGCTCGACCTTGAGATGCCCCGCGCCGACGGGATTGAGGCCGCCACGCGCATCTTGGCCACCGTGGACACCAGGGTCATCATCGTCACCCGGCATGCCCGCCCCGGGGTGTTGCGGCGGGCGCTGGCCACCCGGGTCGCGGGGTTCGTGCCGAAATCGACCCCCGCCGAGGATCTGGCCGATGTGATCCGCGACGTGGCGGCCGGCAAGCGCTACATCGACCCCGAGATCGCCGCGACCGCGCTGGCGGCCGAGCGCTGCCCGCTCACCGACCGCGAGCTCGACGCCCTGCGGATCAGCCGGTCAACCACCAGCGTGGCCCAGATCGCCCAGGAACTCCACCTGGCCCCGGGCACCGTGCGGAACTACCTCTCCGCAGCCATGATGAAGCTCAACGCCACCTCGCGGCACGATGCTTCCGAGAAAGCCTGGCAGGAAGGCTGGATCTAG
- a CDS encoding sialidase family protein — protein sequence MLRPTSCQQVLARRGVAGHRQYRIPALAVSVKGTILAAYDGRPNLDDLPNPIDLLIRRSTDNGRSWGPQQTVRTGTGLDGYGDPSLLVDTDTGRIFFFHAAGTHAGFFEAAEGLEPSDDIQHADLSFSDDDGATWQHRRLTPMLKRDGITGLFAAAGAGIRIHTGPFTGRLVQQFVVLFRGEIMAASAYSDDHGETWTLGELVSGANENKVVCRTDGSLLLHSRATPHRLTAVSTDGGHSYSPAEPHPELPDPSDNGSVARFDGLPNVTTFAAPETEHWLIATHNHDSALRRNTVLKLSQDNGATWPFGIVLCPGSSEYSTAVRLPDGRIGVLYERQGYQEIVFAALDPQELLGSPLASLTHDGGTAFTGGLALDVVLRSITPGRPAVWRSVGESFTLTQTDGDWDPAAWKEVGQGYSEEAPQVLSNRESQDLNYGAVVPGYKAGDVLAFGGRVANRGQAPEAEIAVTLATAAGTDAVAETATLDPGDSLAFTATYTVTDADITAGSATATFTLNSGAGTVAKRFAFDVATGDVTES from the coding sequence ATGCTACGTCCCACCTCTTGCCAACAAGTCCTGGCCCGCCGCGGCGTTGCCGGCCACCGCCAATACCGCATTCCGGCCCTGGCGGTGTCCGTGAAGGGCACCATCCTGGCAGCCTATGACGGCCGCCCGAACCTCGATGACCTGCCAAATCCGATCGACCTGTTGATCCGGCGCAGCACCGACAACGGGCGCAGCTGGGGCCCGCAGCAGACGGTGCGCACGGGCACCGGCCTGGACGGCTACGGCGATCCGAGCCTGCTCGTGGACACGGACACCGGGCGCATCTTCTTCTTCCATGCGGCGGGCACGCACGCGGGCTTCTTCGAGGCCGCCGAGGGCCTGGAGCCCAGCGACGACATCCAACATGCCGACCTCAGCTTCTCCGACGACGACGGCGCCACCTGGCAGCACCGCCGCCTCACCCCGATGCTCAAACGGGACGGCATCACGGGCCTGTTCGCCGCGGCGGGCGCCGGAATCCGCATCCACACCGGCCCGTTCACCGGCCGGCTGGTGCAGCAATTCGTGGTGCTGTTCCGCGGGGAGATCATGGCGGCGAGCGCCTACAGCGACGACCACGGCGAGACCTGGACGCTGGGCGAGCTGGTGTCCGGCGCCAATGAGAACAAGGTGGTGTGCCGCACCGACGGCAGCCTGTTGCTGCATTCGCGGGCCACGCCGCACCGGCTGACTGCCGTCTCCACCGATGGCGGGCACAGCTACTCCCCCGCGGAGCCGCACCCCGAATTGCCGGACCCCAGCGACAACGGTTCGGTGGCCCGCTTCGACGGCCTCCCCAACGTCACCACGTTCGCCGCCCCGGAGACGGAGCACTGGTTGATTGCCACGCACAACCACGATTCGGCGCTGCGCCGCAACACCGTCCTGAAGCTCTCGCAGGACAACGGCGCCACCTGGCCGTTCGGAATCGTCCTGTGCCCCGGCAGTTCCGAATACTCCACGGCCGTCCGCCTCCCCGATGGCCGGATCGGCGTGCTGTACGAACGCCAGGGCTACCAGGAGATCGTGTTTGCCGCCCTCGACCCGCAGGAACTGCTGGGCTCCCCCCTTGCTTCCCTGACGCACGACGGCGGCACCGCCTTCACCGGCGGCCTCGCTCTGGACGTGGTGCTGCGTTCCATCACCCCCGGCCGCCCGGCCGTGTGGCGCAGCGTTGGCGAGAGCTTCACGCTGACCCAGACCGACGGCGATTGGGACCCGGCCGCGTGGAAGGAAGTGGGCCAGGGATACTCGGAGGAGGCGCCGCAGGTGCTGTCCAACCGCGAGTCGCAGGACCTCAACTACGGCGCCGTGGTCCCCGGGTACAAAGCCGGCGATGTGCTGGCGTTCGGCGGCCGGGTGGCGAACCGTGGCCAAGCACCGGAAGCCGAGATTGCGGTGACCCTCGCAACGGCCGCCGGCACGGACGCAGTAGCCGAAACGGCCACCCTGGACCCGGGCGATTCCCTGGCTTTCACGGCCACCTACACCGTGACGGACGCCGACATCACTGCCGGTTCCGCCACCGCCACGTTCACACTGAATTCCGGGGCCGGCACCGTCGCGAAGAGGTTCGCTTTTGACGTGGCCACGGGGGACGTCACGGAAAGCTAG
- a CDS encoding PspA/IM30 family protein → MTEPSGAMGFLGRMTGRSKPGRDSGKNDAGAGSGGELTLADAQLKQLAAVQKMRRGVADVSVSRQRLDVQAADLQRAIDVLGAQAESSAAAGDSGAAQTAMGRRVIMVEQRADLLNQRDALAEQETMLIAALTQLQARVAGFNVTAETLKAAQTAAEARHTIAKSMDELGDQPGGG, encoded by the coding sequence GTGACGGAGCCTAGCGGCGCCATGGGCTTCCTGGGCCGGATGACGGGCCGCTCCAAGCCCGGACGCGATTCCGGGAAGAACGACGCCGGTGCCGGCTCCGGCGGTGAACTCACCCTGGCCGACGCCCAGCTCAAGCAGCTCGCGGCCGTGCAAAAGATGCGCCGCGGCGTGGCGGACGTATCGGTCAGCCGCCAACGCCTGGATGTCCAGGCCGCCGACCTGCAACGGGCCATCGACGTGCTGGGCGCGCAGGCGGAGTCGTCCGCGGCGGCGGGGGACTCCGGCGCCGCCCAAACCGCGATGGGCCGCCGGGTCATCATGGTGGAGCAGCGCGCGGACCTGTTGAACCAACGCGACGCCCTGGCCGAACAAGAGACCATGCTGATTGCCGCCCTGACCCAGCTCCAGGCCCGTGTGGCCGGCTTCAACGTCACGGCCGAGACCCTCAAGGCCGCCCAAACCGCCGCGGAAGCCCGCCACACCATTGCCAAGTCGATGGACGAGCTCGGCGACCAGCCTGGCGGCGGCTAG
- a CDS encoding YccF domain-containing protein, with product MKTILNVIWLVFGGLWLALGYFLAGIVCCLLIITIPWGIASFRIAGYALWPFGRTVVDKPGGTGVASTLGNVIWILVAGIWIVIGHVTTAVAMAITIIGIPLAIANIKMIPVSLMPLGKEIVPTNRPFAGSYR from the coding sequence ATGAAGACAATCCTGAACGTGATCTGGCTGGTATTTGGCGGGCTGTGGCTGGCCCTTGGCTACTTCCTGGCCGGGATCGTTTGCTGCCTGCTCATCATCACCATCCCGTGGGGGATCGCATCCTTCCGCATTGCCGGGTACGCGCTGTGGCCGTTTGGCCGGACGGTGGTGGACAAGCCCGGCGGCACCGGCGTGGCCAGCACCCTGGGCAACGTCATCTGGATCCTGGTAGCCGGCATCTGGATAGTCATCGGTCACGTGACCACGGCCGTCGCCATGGCGATCACGATCATCGGCATCCCCCTGGCCATCGCCAACATCAAGATGATCCCCGTCTCCCTCATGCCGCTGGGCAAGGAAATCGTGCCCACCAACCGGCCATTCGCGGGGTCCTACCGGTAG
- a CDS encoding amino acid permease yields MSQVSKSANPYSVLRRKAIEGDDEEGGSGLFKSLGLWQLTAIGVGGIIGVGIFTLAGVVAHGDSQNPAVGPAVVISFLIAGLASGAAALSYAEFAGMIPRAGSAYTYGYVALGELVGWFIGWDLLLEYIAIVSVVAIGISGYFSAFMQGIGVVVPDWMSSSWTPDTPHGLINIPAVAVCLLVTWILSRGSKSFGRFELIAVSIKVLLVLGIIGIGVFHINTQNFVPFMPNSFGPVLTGAATVFFAVFGYDAMSTAAEEAKDGKKHMPKAIILSLVIAMALYVMATLVLTGMQNYAKINPESAFASAFDSVGMPTIATIISAFAVISILTVMLTFLLGVTRVWFSMSRDGLLPKWFAKTDAKRGVPQRVTWIAGVASAILAGVLPIRLVADLTNIGILAAFVVVCAAVIVLRRTRPEVPRTFKLPFMPVVPAFGVLASFFLMTQLHWETWLRFVIWLVIGLFIYFLYGRKHSLMNPDSPRHALNKADAGPETAA; encoded by the coding sequence ATGAGCCAGGTCTCCAAGTCCGCCAACCCCTATTCGGTACTGCGCCGCAAGGCGATCGAGGGCGACGACGAGGAAGGGGGTAGCGGCCTCTTCAAAAGCCTGGGGCTGTGGCAGCTGACGGCCATCGGCGTCGGCGGCATCATCGGCGTCGGCATCTTCACCCTCGCCGGGGTGGTGGCGCACGGCGACTCGCAAAACCCGGCGGTGGGTCCCGCCGTCGTCATTTCCTTCCTGATTGCAGGCCTGGCCAGCGGTGCAGCGGCGCTTTCCTACGCCGAATTTGCCGGCATGATTCCCCGCGCCGGCTCCGCCTACACGTACGGCTATGTGGCGCTGGGCGAACTGGTGGGCTGGTTCATCGGCTGGGACCTGCTGCTGGAATACATTGCCATCGTGTCCGTGGTGGCGATCGGGATTTCCGGTTACTTCAGCGCGTTCATGCAGGGCATTGGCGTGGTGGTGCCGGATTGGATGTCCAGTTCCTGGACGCCCGACACCCCGCACGGACTCATCAACATCCCGGCCGTGGCCGTCTGCCTGCTGGTCACCTGGATCCTGAGCCGCGGTTCGAAGAGTTTTGGCCGCTTTGAGCTCATCGCCGTCAGCATCAAGGTGTTGCTGGTGCTGGGCATCATCGGGATCGGCGTCTTCCACATCAACACCCAAAACTTCGTGCCGTTCATGCCCAACAGCTTCGGGCCCGTGCTCACGGGTGCGGCCACGGTGTTCTTTGCCGTATTTGGCTATGACGCCATGAGCACCGCTGCGGAGGAGGCCAAGGACGGCAAGAAGCACATGCCCAAGGCCATCATCCTGTCCCTGGTCATCGCCATGGCCCTGTACGTGATGGCCACGCTGGTGCTGACCGGCATGCAAAACTACGCCAAGATCAACCCCGAAAGCGCATTTGCCTCGGCCTTCGACTCCGTGGGCATGCCCACCATCGCCACCATCATCTCCGCGTTCGCCGTCATCTCCATCCTGACGGTCATGCTGACGTTCCTGCTGGGCGTGACCCGGGTCTGGTTCTCCATGAGCCGCGACGGCCTGCTGCCCAAGTGGTTCGCCAAGACCGACGCCAAGCGGGGCGTGCCGCAGCGGGTGACCTGGATTGCCGGCGTCGCCTCCGCCATCCTCGCCGGCGTGCTGCCCATCCGGCTCGTCGCGGACCTGACGAACATCGGCATCCTGGCCGCCTTCGTGGTGGTGTGCGCGGCCGTGATCGTGCTGCGCCGCACCCGCCCGGAGGTGCCCCGGACGTTCAAGCTGCCGTTCATGCCAGTGGTTCCGGCCTTCGGTGTGCTGGCGTCGTTCTTCCTCATGACACAGCTGCATTGGGAGACGTGGCTGCGGTTCGTCATCTGGCTCGTGATCGGCTTGTTCATCTATTTCCTCTACGGACGCAAGCATTCCCTCATGAACCCCGACAGTCCCCGGCATGCCCTGAACAAGGCCGACGCCGGCCCGGAGACTGCCGCCTGA
- a CDS encoding histidine phosphatase family protein → MPNTTLFTLVRHGETDWNRAGIIQGSTDIPLNELGRDQARRAAGVLGFHDCTSIVSSTMDRAKETAAIIAGELSLPLGAAVAELCEQTFGEAEGSDWASFAERFPDGPAGQESAHEVRGRALDSLRAIADTHAEETTANVVVVTHGGVIKALTGHPDLAGHDFGGPAANGSITRLALHDGRLCGGHQLSGATACDAMAATA, encoded by the coding sequence ATGCCGAACACCACGCTCTTCACCCTTGTCCGGCATGGCGAAACAGACTGGAACCGGGCCGGCATCATCCAGGGCAGCACCGACATCCCGCTCAATGAGCTGGGCCGCGATCAGGCCCGGCGTGCCGCCGGCGTCCTCGGTTTTCACGACTGCACAAGCATCGTCTCCAGCACCATGGACCGCGCCAAGGAAACTGCCGCCATCATTGCCGGCGAGCTGTCCCTGCCGCTGGGGGCCGCCGTGGCGGAGCTGTGCGAACAAACGTTTGGCGAGGCCGAGGGGTCCGATTGGGCGAGCTTTGCCGAACGGTTCCCGGACGGCCCGGCCGGGCAGGAGAGCGCCCACGAGGTGCGCGGCCGCGCACTGGACAGCCTCCGGGCCATCGCGGACACCCACGCGGAAGAAACCACGGCGAATGTTGTGGTGGTGACCCACGGCGGGGTCATCAAGGCGTTGACGGGCCATCCGGACCTGGCCGGTCACGACTTTGGCGGGCCGGCGGCCAACGGCTCCATCACCCGGCTTGCACTGCACGACGGCCGGCTGTGCGGCGGCCACCAACTTAGCGGCGCCACCGCCTGCGACGCGATGGCCGCCACGGCATAG
- a CDS encoding HutD/Ves family protein: MDIIRYADLKAAPWANGGGVTRQLAAGLGTAVTLGSGAKGDAWDWRISIAEVAKAGPFSPLPGIDRVLTIIDGDLVALTVDGVEHALEKYRTFKFSGDSDTSASLPTGALMDLNVMTRRGAFKGYATILELSKKRPHPVFAGQFAVLLQGQATAAPAADAAADDGGSEPGAPVTLGRYDAVVGSEAAPEISGRGFLAVLSIDPAGD, translated from the coding sequence ATGGACATCATTCGGTATGCGGACCTGAAGGCTGCCCCGTGGGCCAACGGCGGCGGCGTGACCCGCCAGCTCGCGGCCGGCCTGGGCACCGCCGTGACGCTGGGCTCCGGGGCCAAGGGCGACGCCTGGGACTGGCGGATCAGCATCGCCGAGGTGGCCAAGGCCGGCCCGTTCTCGCCGCTGCCCGGGATCGACCGGGTCCTGACCATCATCGACGGCGACCTCGTGGCGTTGACCGTGGACGGCGTGGAGCATGCGCTGGAAAAGTACCGGACCTTCAAGTTCTCCGGCGACTCCGACACCTCCGCCTCCCTGCCCACGGGCGCGCTCATGGACCTGAACGTCATGACCCGCCGCGGCGCCTTCAAGGGCTACGCGACCATTCTGGAACTGTCCAAGAAGCGCCCACACCCCGTCTTTGCCGGCCAGTTCGCCGTACTGCTCCAGGGCCAGGCCACGGCCGCGCCCGCCGCTGATGCCGCCGCGGACGACGGCGGCTCTGAGCCGGGCGCGCCCGTCACCCTGGGCAGGTACGACGCCGTGGTGGGCTCCGAGGCGGCACCGGAAATTTCCGGACGCGGCTTCCTCGCCGTACTGAGCATCGACCCCGCCGGGGACTAG
- a CDS encoding cation:proton antiporter domain-containing protein, translated as MTFPVLALICVAALLGPLLALPQKWHIPVVVGELFAGLLLGRTGLMLVDPAEPTFTFLADMGFALVMFVAGTHVPVREKAIRRALGSGALCLLAVAAAAAAVGIGLAAVFGTGHAALYTVLLASSSAALVLPIVASLGLAGQGVLAMTAQVALADTLAIIALPLALDPATAGRAAWGSLAVLACAGVIFLVLRQGERSGVRKRFHRVSESRKFALELRIQLAILFALAGLAVYSHVSIMLAGFAFGLVVSASGEPRRLARQLFAVTEGFLGPLFFLWLGASLNLHELAGHPRMILLGLALGTGAIAVHGVTRFFGQPLPLGVLAASQLGVPVAAATIGIQQNLLSPGEPAALVLGALITIAAATAAAGRFAASTATSSPAGNPLVKARRRHPRRVPASYLRDQPLWAHAPEGPGPRHELWEGVGTSGCGAGSTRGPRRGGVRRSGPSGLRRHRWR; from the coding sequence ATGACGTTTCCCGTCCTGGCCCTGATCTGTGTGGCGGCACTGCTGGGTCCGCTGCTGGCCCTGCCGCAAAAGTGGCACATCCCCGTGGTGGTGGGTGAACTGTTCGCCGGGCTGCTGCTGGGCCGGACGGGCCTGATGCTGGTTGATCCGGCGGAACCCACCTTCACGTTCCTGGCCGACATGGGCTTTGCCCTGGTCATGTTCGTTGCCGGCACCCATGTCCCCGTGCGTGAGAAGGCCATCCGCCGGGCACTGGGCAGCGGGGCGTTGTGCCTCCTGGCCGTGGCGGCGGCCGCCGCGGCCGTGGGAATCGGGCTGGCCGCCGTCTTTGGCACGGGCCATGCCGCGCTGTACACGGTGCTGCTGGCGTCGTCGTCGGCCGCGCTGGTGCTGCCCATCGTCGCGTCCCTGGGCCTGGCCGGGCAGGGCGTGCTGGCCATGACGGCCCAGGTGGCCCTCGCCGATACCCTGGCCATCATTGCGCTGCCGCTCGCGTTGGATCCGGCCACTGCCGGCCGGGCGGCCTGGGGTTCGCTGGCCGTGCTGGCTTGTGCGGGGGTGATCTTCCTGGTGTTGCGCCAGGGGGAACGCAGCGGTGTGCGGAAACGATTCCACCGGGTGTCTGAATCCCGGAAGTTCGCGCTGGAACTGCGGATCCAGCTCGCCATCCTCTTCGCGCTGGCCGGGCTGGCCGTCTACAGCCATGTCTCGATCATGCTGGCCGGGTTCGCGTTTGGGTTGGTGGTGTCCGCCTCCGGCGAGCCACGCCGGCTGGCCCGCCAGCTGTTCGCCGTGACTGAGGGATTCCTGGGACCGTTGTTCTTCCTTTGGCTCGGGGCCTCGCTGAACCTGCACGAACTCGCCGGGCATCCCCGCATGATCCTGTTGGGGCTGGCGCTCGGGACGGGCGCTATCGCCGTGCACGGCGTCACCCGGTTCTTTGGCCAGCCGCTGCCGTTGGGCGTGCTGGCCGCGTCCCAGTTGGGTGTCCCCGTTGCCGCGGCCACGATCGGCATCCAGCAAAACCTGCTCTCACCCGGGGAGCCGGCTGCCCTGGTGCTCGGCGCGCTCATCACCATTGCGGCAGCCACCGCGGCGGCCGGACGGTTCGCCGCATCAACGGCCACATCCTCCCCCGCCGGGAACCCACTCGTTAAAGCAAGACGCCGGCACCCAAGGCGGGTGCCGGCGTCGTACTTGAGGGATCAACCCCTATGGGCCCACGCGCCCGAGGGACCCGGACCGAGGCACGAGCTCTGGGAGGGCGTGGGGACTAGCGGCTGCGGCGCTGGTTCGACGCGGGGGCCGAGGCGCGGCGGGGTCCGCCGGAGCGGCCCGAGCGGCCTGCGCCGCCACCGTTGGCGTTGA
- a CDS encoding DEAD/DEAH box helicase: MTTFAALGAPKEIVASLAAQGIEEAFPIQVKTLPDTLAGRDVLGRGRTGSGKTIAFAIPLVARLAEREAPYFRKPGRPMGLVLAPTRELATQLNNTIEPLAKAMGLNTTVIYGGVSQARQEKALRAGVDIVIACPGRLEDLMKQRIVSLESVEITVLDEADHMADLGFLPVVKRLLDTTPTQGQRMLFSATLDNGVDKIVQRYLSNQLTHSVDEPKAAVSTMEHHVLVVNDQTVKKQVIVELASGAGRRILFMRTKHHARKLAKTLTDAGIPAVDLHGNLSQNARDRNLAEFATGDVRVLVATDVAARGVHVDDIELVIHVDPPTEHKAYLHRSGRTARAGSDGVVVTLTLPEQQGDVKKLMRAAGVDVNFERVTTSSPVIATLVGEVADKIDPRTRAALLAAKQPAQGGGTSTGANAQRKRSARSGAAPTAGGRGGRGGRGRVSADAPAAGNRTERREGQPQAARFGGEGRRPARAAGEGRPARDGDVARGKRAPQGSSHHNDAPRSTSRGAGQGGGQRSSGGAVWSSNTGGESGGSFNANGGGAGRSGRSGGPRRASAPASNQRRSR, encoded by the coding sequence ATGACAACTTTTGCTGCCCTTGGTGCGCCCAAGGAAATCGTTGCTTCACTCGCCGCCCAAGGCATTGAGGAAGCATTCCCCATCCAGGTCAAGACCCTGCCGGACACCCTGGCCGGTCGCGACGTCCTGGGCCGTGGACGCACCGGCTCCGGCAAGACCATCGCCTTCGCCATCCCACTCGTGGCCCGCCTGGCCGAGCGCGAGGCACCGTACTTCCGCAAGCCCGGCCGCCCCATGGGCCTGGTCCTTGCACCGACCCGCGAGCTGGCCACCCAGCTGAACAACACCATTGAGCCGCTGGCCAAGGCCATGGGCCTGAACACCACGGTCATCTACGGCGGCGTCTCCCAGGCCCGCCAGGAAAAGGCCCTGCGCGCCGGCGTCGACATCGTCATCGCCTGCCCGGGCCGCCTCGAAGACCTCATGAAGCAGCGCATCGTGTCGCTGGAAAGCGTTGAGATCACCGTCCTGGACGAGGCCGACCACATGGCCGACCTCGGCTTCCTGCCCGTGGTCAAGCGCCTGCTGGACACCACCCCCACGCAGGGTCAGCGCATGCTGTTCTCCGCCACCCTGGACAACGGCGTGGACAAGATCGTCCAGCGCTACCTTTCCAACCAGCTCACCCACTCCGTGGACGAGCCCAAGGCCGCCGTGTCCACCATGGAACACCACGTCCTGGTGGTCAACGACCAGACCGTCAAGAAGCAGGTCATCGTTGAGCTGGCCTCCGGTGCCGGCCGCCGCATCCTGTTCATGCGCACCAAGCACCACGCCCGCAAGCTGGCCAAGACCCTGACCGACGCCGGCATCCCCGCCGTCGACCTGCACGGCAACCTGTCGCAGAACGCCCGCGACCGCAACCTGGCCGAGTTCGCCACCGGTGACGTCCGCGTCCTGGTCGCCACCGACGTCGCCGCCCGCGGCGTGCACGTTGACGACATCGAACTGGTCATCCACGTCGACCCGCCCACGGAGCACAAGGCATACCTGCACCGCTCCGGCCGTACGGCCCGTGCAGGGTCCGACGGCGTCGTGGTCACCCTGACGCTGCCCGAGCAGCAGGGCGACGTCAAGAAGCTCATGCGCGCCGCCGGCGTTGACGTGAACTTCGAGCGCGTCACCACCAGCTCACCCGTCATCGCCACCCTGGTGGGCGAGGTTGCCGACAAGATCGACCCGCGCACCCGCGCCGCACTGCTTGCTGCCAAGCAGCCGGCACAGGGTGGTGGCACCTCCACGGGCGCCAACGCCCAGCGCAAGCGTTCGGCCCGCAGCGGCGCAGCCCCCACCGCCGGTGGCCGTGGCGGTCGCGGCGGACGCGGTCGCGTTTCCGCCGACGCACCCGCAGCGGGCAACCGCACCGAGCGCCGTGAAGGCCAGCCGCAGGCTGCCCGCTTCGGTGGCGAGGGCCGCCGCCCGGCACGCGCCGCCGGCGAAGGCCGCCCCGCCCGCGACGGCGACGTGGCCCGCGGCAAGCGCGCCCCGCAGGGCTCCAGCCACCACAACGACGCCCCGCGCAGCACCTCGCGCGGCGCCGGCCAGGGCGGCGGACAGCGTTCCTCCGGCGGAGCCGTCTGGTCCTCCAACACGGGTGGCGAATCCGGCGGCAGCTTCAACGCCAACGGTGGCGGCGCAGGCCGCTCGGGCCGCTCCGGCGGACCCCGCCGCGCCTCGGCCCCCGCGTCGAACCAGCGCCGCAGCCGCTAG